One genomic segment of Clostridium estertheticum subsp. estertheticum includes these proteins:
- a CDS encoding glycosyltransferase family 39 protein, with product MKKIKLTKENILLSLILILSAILNFANLSIEGYSNLYYASGVKSMTMSLKNFFFVSFDPASFVTIDKPPLGFWLQAISAKIFGYSGWSILLPQAIAGVISVFVIYKIVKRSFGRAAGLLSALFLATTPIFVAVSRNNTCDNLLVLTLLIACWFISIAAEKGKFKYLLISLAIVGVGFNIKMLQAYMVVPAIYLVYLLSSAISLKKRIIHLICGTLVLLVVSFSWAIVVDLIPAANRPYVGSSTNNSELELIIGHNGLERLGIGSSTTMGGGRAKTQVKITQGSKTSPTASNTNAQGGTPPTGTRPSGMPSGGKMPTGGKSGGGNSSMGGSAVSSVTRLFVTTGMSDQIIWLFPIAVLGFLAAILKEKFKPAFNNKRKLDLLLWSMWLIPEFIYFSFTTGLFHPYYLTMLAAPIAALAGIGIVSMWELLAECGWKSWILPVTLIVDGALQLFVLSYFYSTSSITKILMIALSILCFASSIMLIILKLKKNNNLKLSKILVGTALIGLLITPTVWSATTLFGAESGTFPAAGLSLISSSKSENTGMGSLSDSSNDKLTKFLLANKTTEKYILVTSSASGVASDIIIKTGESVMTWGFFGTDKAITLAQFKALVKSGGVRYVMIGGQGGGGGSTSDIMTWAKKAGTLVPESKWKDTTTTKTTTSKAAVTTTTKTSNSMPQKFGRQTSEALYDLKGADTTK from the coding sequence ATGAAAAAAATAAAACTTACTAAAGAAAATATTTTACTGTCATTAATATTAATATTATCCGCAATCTTAAATTTTGCTAATCTAAGCATAGAGGGATATTCAAATCTATATTATGCCTCTGGTGTAAAAAGTATGACTATGAGTTTGAAAAATTTCTTTTTCGTATCTTTTGACCCAGCGAGCTTTGTGACCATTGATAAACCGCCTCTAGGTTTTTGGCTTCAAGCAATATCTGCTAAAATCTTTGGATATAGTGGCTGGAGTATTCTTCTTCCACAGGCTATTGCAGGAGTAATCTCAGTTTTTGTAATATACAAAATTGTTAAGAGATCTTTCGGACGTGCGGCTGGTCTTCTCTCAGCATTATTTCTTGCAACAACCCCAATATTTGTTGCCGTAAGTAGAAATAATACTTGCGATAACTTACTAGTTTTAACTCTTCTAATCGCATGTTGGTTTATTTCTATAGCTGCCGAGAAAGGAAAATTTAAATATCTTCTAATAAGTTTAGCTATTGTAGGTGTTGGTTTTAACATAAAAATGCTTCAAGCTTATATGGTTGTACCAGCTATATACTTAGTTTACCTCCTATCAAGTGCAATTTCTCTTAAAAAGAGAATAATTCATCTTATATGTGGAACCCTTGTATTACTTGTTGTTTCATTCTCATGGGCAATAGTAGTAGATTTAATACCTGCTGCAAATAGGCCTTATGTTGGAAGTAGTACAAATAACTCAGAACTAGAACTTATAATTGGGCATAATGGACTTGAACGACTTGGAATTGGAAGCAGTACTACCATGGGTGGCGGTAGAGCTAAAACTCAAGTTAAAATAACCCAAGGAAGCAAGACAAGCCCTACAGCTAGTAATACAAACGCTCAAGGTGGTACTCCCCCTACAGGAACTAGACCTAGTGGAATGCCAAGTGGTGGTAAAATGCCAACAGGTGGAAAATCTGGTGGTGGTAACAGCAGTATGGGTGGTAGCGCAGTATCAAGCGTTACAAGATTGTTTGTTACTACTGGTATGTCTGATCAAATAATATGGTTATTCCCTATTGCAGTACTTGGATTCCTCGCAGCAATATTAAAAGAAAAATTCAAGCCTGCTTTTAATAACAAGAGAAAATTAGATTTACTATTATGGTCAATGTGGTTAATCCCTGAATTTATATATTTCAGTTTCACAACAGGTTTATTTCATCCTTATTACTTAACTATGCTTGCTGCACCAATTGCGGCGCTCGCAGGAATCGGAATTGTTTCTATGTGGGAACTGCTTGCAGAATGCGGATGGAAATCTTGGATCTTACCAGTAACACTTATTGTAGATGGAGCACTTCAGTTATTTGTTTTATCTTACTTCTACAGTACTTCTAGTATTACTAAGATTTTAATGATAGCTTTATCTATTTTATGTTTTGCATCTTCAATAATGCTTATTATTCTTAAGTTAAAGAAAAATAATAATTTGAAGCTTTCGAAGATATTAGTTGGCACTGCTTTAATAGGGCTACTAATAACCCCTACTGTTTGGTCTGCAACTACTTTATTTGGAGCTGAATCAGGAACATTCCCAGCTGCTGGACTAAGTTTAATTTCTAGCAGTAAAAGTGAAAATACAGGTATGGGTTCTTTAAGTGATTCTAGTAATGATAAGTTAACAAAATTCTTACTAGCTAATAAAACAACTGAAAAATATATCCTTGTAACTTCATCAGCTAGCGGTGTTGCATCAGATATAATAATTAAAACTGGCGAATCTGTAATGACTTGGGGCTTCTTTGGAACTGATAAAGCAATAACACTTGCTCAGTTTAAAGCACTAGTTAAAAGTGGAGGAGTTAGATATGTAATGATTGGAGGCCAAGGTGGCGGTGGTGGCTCAACTAGCGATATTATGACATGGGCTAAAAAGGCTGGCACACTAGTTCCAGAGAGTAAATGGAAAGATACCACAACTACTAAAACAACAACTAGCAAAGCTGCAGTAACAACTACTACAAAAACATCGAATTCAATGCCTCAAAAATTTGGACGTCAAACATCTGAAGCATTATATGATTTAAAAGGTGCTGATACTACAAAATAA